Genomic DNA from Prevotella intermedia ATCC 25611 = DSM 20706:
GCAAGAGCGAGCAGACCTACAATGTGTTTAACGATTTTGCCAAGAAAGGTAAGCCTCTTAGAAGTTTTAATAGAAATGTAAAGATACAGGGCAATGCGGGTAAGAGTGGCAATTATCTCTCGAATCAAATCGACGGTAACACTTATTACGAAATAAATGGTGTGTATAAAATGGCTTCTGAACTGAGCAATACGGAGTGGTTGTCGCAGTTCAATGCAATGAAAAGGTTGGTATATAAAGTTCCCAACGGTATACAGACCTCTTATTATATATCAACAATTTACGACTTGTGTAGAGCTTCTGAACAGTTAGATGCCGATACGAAGAAGTTGGTAAAATCAGAAATAGAATCTATGCGTGCAAAAGTGAAAGATAGAATGCTGAAAGAAGTGCTTGCAAACGCTGCAAAGAACTTGAAATAAAGTTTTTGTATTTATTACAAAATAAATTTGCGCATTACAAAAGATTTCGTTATCTTTGCAGCACAAAAACATTAACAAGAATATATTATGGCAAAAAGAAACGAAATTTATAAGTGTTCAGAGAGTAACAATATCGTAGAAGTTATCATTCCATCAGATAAAGACCTTTGCGGATTTGAGAAAATAGTAGAGAATACAACTGATGCAGCAACGGAAAAGCACGTTCCTGTTGTTGAGAAAATCGAAGGTGGCTACCGTGTAACTGTGGGCGAGGTTGAACACCCTATGACAGAAGCACACTCTATTCAGTGGATTGAGCTCATTACAGAGAATAACGAAGTACTTCGTAAGTATCTCGAACCAACAGAAAAGCCTGTTGCAGAATTTAAAACAGACGCAAAAGAAGTTTACGCTCGTGAATATTGCAACCTTCATGGTTTGTGGAGGTCAAAATAATTAAATCAAGTAAACCATCATAAGTGTAGAGCTGTCCGCAGTTAATGCGGGCAGTTTTTTTATTTGTGATGTCTTCAATAATTAGATGTCTATTTTTGAACACCTATTTATATATAAGGTGTTATTTGCTCCTTTTGTTGATTTATATCAAATCTCTCCTGCAAAATGCAGTTTTTTTCATTTTTCTTCTTGAAACATTTGGTTCGTATTGTTTTTTGTTATACCTTTGCACTCGCTTTCAAGAAATGCCGCCCTGCGGTTTCTTTTTAGCGGATTCGTTCTTTGAAAAGATTTACATATACAGAGAAGTAGTACAAGAAGCGTCTGCCGCGTCTTTGATGTTGGCAGATGGGTAAAAGAAACGTCCTATCATTTTTCTTGATTTTGGTGTTTTGAACTTGATACTTCGGATGAA
This window encodes:
- a CDS encoding desulfoferrodoxin family protein, encoding MAKRNEIYKCSESNNIVEVIIPSDKDLCGFEKIVENTTDAATEKHVPVVEKIEGGYRVTVGEVEHPMTEAHSIQWIELITENNEVLRKYLEPTEKPVAEFKTDAKEVYAREYCNLHGLWRSK